The following coding sequences are from one Salvia hispanica cultivar TCC Black 2014 chromosome 3, UniMelb_Shisp_WGS_1.0, whole genome shotgun sequence window:
- the LOC125208899 gene encoding ribose-phosphate pyrophosphokinase 1 isoform X2 gives MGINLGNIHIKRFADGEIYVQLQESVRGCDVYLVQPTCPPANENLMELLIMIDACRRASAKNITAVIPYFGYARADRKTQGRESIAAKLVANLITEAGADRVLACDIHSGQSMGYFDIPVDHVYCQPVILDYLASKKISSGDLVVVSPDVGGVARARAFAKKLSDAPLAIVDKRRQGHNVAEVMNLIGDVKGKVAVMVDDMIDTAGTIAKGAELLHEEGAREVYACSTHAVFSPPAIERLSSGLFQEVIITNTLPVSEKNYFPQLTVLSVANLLGETIWRVHDDCSVSSIFQ, from the exons ATGGGCATCAACCTTGGAAATATCCACATTAAGCGATTTGCAGATGGAGAGATTTACGTTCAGTTGCAAGAGAGTGTCCGTGGCTGTGATGTATACCTGGTCCAGCCAACCTGTCCTCCAGCTAATGAAAATCTTATGGAGCTTCTGATAATGATAGATGCTTGCCGAAGAGCTTCAGCCAAAAATATCACTGCAGTCATCCCATACTTTGGATATGCTCGAGCGGATAGAAAG ACCCAAGGACGTGAATCTATTGCTGCCAAATTAGTAGCCAATCTTATCACAGAAGCAGGTGCAGATCGTGTTCTTGCCTGTGATATCCACTCTGGGCAGTCCATGGGTTACTTTGATATTCCCGTGGACCACGTATACTGCCag CCTGTCATCCTTGATTATCTTGCCAGCAAGAAGATATCCTCTGGTGACTTGGTAGTAGTCTCACCTGATGTTGGAGGAGTTGCACGAGCAAGAGCTTTTGCCAAGAAATTATCTGATGCACCTTTGGCCATTGTGGACAAAAGGCGACAGGGGCATAATGTTGCTGAG GTAATGAATCTGATTGGTGATGTTAAAGGAAAAGTTGCAGTGATGGTAGATGACATGATAGATACAGCAG GAACTATTGCCAAAGGTGCAGAGTTGCTGCATGAGGAAGGTGCTCGGGAAGTCTATGCATGCAGCACTCATGCTGTTTTCAG CCCCCCTGCAATCGAGAGGTTGTCGAGTGGCCTGTTCCAAGAGGTTATTATCACAAATACCCTTCCAGTGTCGGAGAAAAACTATTTCCCTCAGTTGACAGTTCTTTCAGTTGCTAACCTCTTGGGTGAAACAATATGGCGGGTTCATGATGATTGTTCCGTGAGTAGCATTTTCCAGTGA
- the LOC125208899 gene encoding ribose-phosphate pyrophosphokinase 1 isoform X1, with translation MASMLLPPPTSSSAASSLFSRSSFPTPTPARCELTGPANRKPYVPVLNDQMLPKYLQSRRLVTALNTNTTNNRIKIFSGTGNFALSQEIARYMGINLGNIHIKRFADGEIYVQLQESVRGCDVYLVQPTCPPANENLMELLIMIDACRRASAKNITAVIPYFGYARADRKTQGRESIAAKLVANLITEAGADRVLACDIHSGQSMGYFDIPVDHVYCQPVILDYLASKKISSGDLVVVSPDVGGVARARAFAKKLSDAPLAIVDKRRQGHNVAEVMNLIGDVKGKVAVMVDDMIDTAGTIAKGAELLHEEGAREVYACSTHAVFSPPAIERLSSGLFQEVIITNTLPVSEKNYFPQLTVLSVANLLGETIWRVHDDCSVSSIFQ, from the exons ATGGCGTCTATGCTCTTGCCACCGCCAACCTCTTCTTCCGCCGCTTCCTCTCTTTTCTCGCGCTCCTCCTTTCCTACTCCCACTCCCGCC AGATGTGAGTTGACAGGGCCGGCGAACCGGAAGCCTTATGTTCCTGTTCTCAACGATCAGATGTTGCCCAAGTACTTGCAATCGAGACGATTGGTGACTGCGTTGAAcacaaatactactaataacaGGATCAAGATATTCTCCGGTACTGGCAATTTCGCGCTTTCTCAG GAAATTGCTAGGTATATGGGCATCAACCTTGGAAATATCCACATTAAGCGATTTGCAGATGGAGAGATTTACGTTCAGTTGCAAGAGAGTGTCCGTGGCTGTGATGTATACCTGGTCCAGCCAACCTGTCCTCCAGCTAATGAAAATCTTATGGAGCTTCTGATAATGATAGATGCTTGCCGAAGAGCTTCAGCCAAAAATATCACTGCAGTCATCCCATACTTTGGATATGCTCGAGCGGATAGAAAG ACCCAAGGACGTGAATCTATTGCTGCCAAATTAGTAGCCAATCTTATCACAGAAGCAGGTGCAGATCGTGTTCTTGCCTGTGATATCCACTCTGGGCAGTCCATGGGTTACTTTGATATTCCCGTGGACCACGTATACTGCCag CCTGTCATCCTTGATTATCTTGCCAGCAAGAAGATATCCTCTGGTGACTTGGTAGTAGTCTCACCTGATGTTGGAGGAGTTGCACGAGCAAGAGCTTTTGCCAAGAAATTATCTGATGCACCTTTGGCCATTGTGGACAAAAGGCGACAGGGGCATAATGTTGCTGAG GTAATGAATCTGATTGGTGATGTTAAAGGAAAAGTTGCAGTGATGGTAGATGACATGATAGATACAGCAG GAACTATTGCCAAAGGTGCAGAGTTGCTGCATGAGGAAGGTGCTCGGGAAGTCTATGCATGCAGCACTCATGCTGTTTTCAG CCCCCCTGCAATCGAGAGGTTGTCGAGTGGCCTGTTCCAAGAGGTTATTATCACAAATACCCTTCCAGTGTCGGAGAAAAACTATTTCCCTCAGTTGACAGTTCTTTCAGTTGCTAACCTCTTGGGTGAAACAATATGGCGGGTTCATGATGATTGTTCCGTGAGTAGCATTTTCCAGTGA
- the LOC125215669 gene encoding AP-2 complex subunit mu, with protein MPLAASAIYFLNLRGDVLINRLYRDDVGGNMVDAFRVHIMQTKELGTCPVRQIGGCSFFYMRISNVYIVIVVSSNANVACAFKFVVEAVTLFKSYFGGSFDEDAIRNNFVLIYELLDEIMDFGYPQNLSPEILKLYITQEGVRSPFSSKTADKPVPNATLQVTGAVGWRREGLVYKKNEVFLDIVESVNLLMSSKGSVLRCDVTGKILMKCFLSGMPDLKLGLNDKIGLEKESQLKSRPAKSGKTIELDDVTFHQCVNLTRFNSEKTVSFVPPDGEFELMKYRITEGVNLPFRVLPTIKELGRTRMEVNVKVKSVFGAKMFALGVVIKIPVPKQTAKTSFQVTSGKAKYSPSIDCLVWKIRKFPGQTEPTLSAEVELISTITEKKSWTRPPIQMEFQVPMFTASGLRVRFLKVWEKSGYNTVEWVRYITKAGSYEVRC; from the exons ATGCCGCTGGCGGCTTCCGCGATTTACTTCCTTAATCTTCGCGGCGATGTTCTCATCAATCGCCTCTACCGTGACGACGTCGG AGGCAACATGGTGGATGCTTTTCGAGTGCATATCATGCAAACAAAGGAACTTGGCACTTGTCCTGTTCGGCAGATTGGGGGATGCTCATTCTTTTACATGAGAATTAGCAATGTCTATATTGTGATTGTCGTAAGCAGCAATGCAAATGTCGCGTGTGCATTCAAGTTTGTCGTTGAG GCTGTCactttatttaaatcatattttgGAGGATCCTTTGATGAGGATGCCATTCGCAACAATTTCGTTCTGATATATGAATTGTTAGATG AAATTATGGATTTTGGGTATCCTCAAAACCTCTCTCCCGAAATCTTGAAGCTTTATATAACTCAGGAAGGCGTGCGCTCTCCTTTTTCTTCCAAG ACTGCTGATAAACCAGTTCCAAATGCAACTTTACAAGTTACTGGTGCTGTTGGGTGGCGCAGGGAGGGCCTTgtatataagaaaaatgag GTGTTTCTTGATATTGTGGAAAGTGTCAATCTTCTCATGTCTTCAAAAG GTAGTGTTCTACGTTGTGATGTAACAGGGAAGATTCTTATGAAATGCTTCCTTTCCGGGATGCCTGATTTGAAGTTGGgattaaatgataaaattggaCTTGAGAAAGAATCACAGCTCAAATCCCGTCCTGCTAAGAG TGGAAAAACTATTGAGCTTGATGATGTCACTTTCCATCAATGTGTGAACCTTACAAGATTCAATTCTGAGAAGACTGTTAGTTTTGTTCCTCCTGATGGTGAATTCGAATTAATGAA GTATCGTATTACTGAGGGAGTTAATCTTCCATTTCGGGTTTTGCCAACTATCAAGGAACTGGGTCGAACACGTATGGAAGTTAATGTAAAG gtgAAGAGTGTCTTTGGGGCAAAAATGTTTGCTCTTGGAGTGGTTATTAAGATTCCAGTTCCCAAACAAACAGCAAAAACAAGTTTTCAGGTGACATCAGGGAAGGCAAAGTACAGTCCTTCGATTGATTGTTTGGTCTGGAA GATAAGAAAATTTCCAGGGCAAACTGAGCCAACATTGAGTGCTGAAGTAGAGCTGATATCCACAATAACTGAAAAGAAGTCCTGGACACGGCCTCCCATTCAGATGGAATTTCAG GTTCCTATGTTCACAGCATCTGGATTGCGTGTTCGTTTCCTTAAG GTATGGGAGAAGAGTGGCTACAACACCGTGGAATGGGTTCGTTACATTACAAAAGCTGGTTCATATGAAGTTAGATGCTAA
- the LOC125208899 gene encoding ribose-phosphate pyrophosphokinase 1 isoform X3: protein MLPKYLQSRRLVTALNTNTTNNRIKIFSGTGNFALSQEIARYMGINLGNIHIKRFADGEIYVQLQESVRGCDVYLVQPTCPPANENLMELLIMIDACRRASAKNITAVIPYFGYARADRKTQGRESIAAKLVANLITEAGADRVLACDIHSGQSMGYFDIPVDHVYCQPVILDYLASKKISSGDLVVVSPDVGGVARARAFAKKLSDAPLAIVDKRRQGHNVAEVMNLIGDVKGKVAVMVDDMIDTAGTIAKGAELLHEEGAREVYACSTHAVFSPPAIERLSSGLFQEVIITNTLPVSEKNYFPQLTVLSVANLLGETIWRVHDDCSVSSIFQ, encoded by the exons ATGTTGCCCAAGTACTTGCAATCGAGACGATTGGTGACTGCGTTGAAcacaaatactactaataacaGGATCAAGATATTCTCCGGTACTGGCAATTTCGCGCTTTCTCAG GAAATTGCTAGGTATATGGGCATCAACCTTGGAAATATCCACATTAAGCGATTTGCAGATGGAGAGATTTACGTTCAGTTGCAAGAGAGTGTCCGTGGCTGTGATGTATACCTGGTCCAGCCAACCTGTCCTCCAGCTAATGAAAATCTTATGGAGCTTCTGATAATGATAGATGCTTGCCGAAGAGCTTCAGCCAAAAATATCACTGCAGTCATCCCATACTTTGGATATGCTCGAGCGGATAGAAAG ACCCAAGGACGTGAATCTATTGCTGCCAAATTAGTAGCCAATCTTATCACAGAAGCAGGTGCAGATCGTGTTCTTGCCTGTGATATCCACTCTGGGCAGTCCATGGGTTACTTTGATATTCCCGTGGACCACGTATACTGCCag CCTGTCATCCTTGATTATCTTGCCAGCAAGAAGATATCCTCTGGTGACTTGGTAGTAGTCTCACCTGATGTTGGAGGAGTTGCACGAGCAAGAGCTTTTGCCAAGAAATTATCTGATGCACCTTTGGCCATTGTGGACAAAAGGCGACAGGGGCATAATGTTGCTGAG GTAATGAATCTGATTGGTGATGTTAAAGGAAAAGTTGCAGTGATGGTAGATGACATGATAGATACAGCAG GAACTATTGCCAAAGGTGCAGAGTTGCTGCATGAGGAAGGTGCTCGGGAAGTCTATGCATGCAGCACTCATGCTGTTTTCAG CCCCCCTGCAATCGAGAGGTTGTCGAGTGGCCTGTTCCAAGAGGTTATTATCACAAATACCCTTCCAGTGTCGGAGAAAAACTATTTCCCTCAGTTGACAGTTCTTTCAGTTGCTAACCTCTTGGGTGAAACAATATGGCGGGTTCATGATGATTGTTCCGTGAGTAGCATTTTCCAGTGA
- the LOC125210667 gene encoding protein TPLATE-like, which translates to MDILFSQIQADLRSNDSLRQSSALLQALQQSAAGRDISVIAKSAVEEIVASPASAVSKKLAFDLIRNTRLTADLWDTVCTGIRNDIDFPDPDVTAAAISILAAIPSYRLSKLIHDCNKEISDCFDSPSDNLRFSVTETLGCILARDDLVTLCENNMKLLDRVSNWWNRIARNTLDKSDNVSRVAFESIGKLFQEFETKRMSRLAGDKLVDTENSVAIRSKWVASMVDFLWKMRSTLMCRSLLLPIESFRATIYPLVYAVKAVASDSIQVIKKLSSRNVVASDSKEAERFIGVSDVVSHLAPYLESSFDPALIFEVGINMLYLADVPGGRPELASASITAILTLWDRQEYSSGRETIVRAVVNNLHLLDLSMQVSLFKKLLHMVRNLRAESDRMHALACICRTALCVDLFAKESIRRGQKPVAGTDIVSLFEDAAVKADLNNVTTKSLFREELVAMLVESCFQLSLPLPEQKNSGMESRVIGALAYGTGYGALNWTEPALEVVEVCRPCVRWDCEGRTYAIDCYLKLLVRLCHIYDTRGGVKRVKDGASQDQILNETRLQNLQRELVRDLPEVNTPRIGARLLWAIAEHVNLDGLDPLLADDPNDLLNVIVTNIHNILHNTDSSPSTLNRPQDVQVALLCAQRVGSRHPRAGQLLLQELEEFKSSPSSDSVTKHQCRLLLPRIKYALSHSSDRWIGVGDTRGDYPFSHHKLTVQFYEASAAQDRKLEGLIHKAILELWRPDPNDLTRLLAKDIDWSLVKVPPRALTLSASSDPCYVEGYHLTDPNDGRITLHLKVLNLTEIEINRVDIRFGLSGGLYFMDKSPQAVRQLNYLNSQEPVHCSVTVGVSHFERCAFWVEVMYYPFQGRHAQAEYGGGYAEEDPEMARYRRSLRPAIGEPVILRCQPYKIPLTELLLPHKISPVEFFRLWPSLPAIVECTGTYTYEGSGFKATAAQQYGESPFLSGLKSLLSKPFHKVCSHIIRTVAGFQMCYAAKTWIGGFVGMMIFGSSEVSRNVDLGDETTTMVCKFVVRASDANIAKEMGSDVQEWMDDLTDGSIEYMPEEEVKEAAAERLKMSMEHIALLKAARPRKMSDHEQQQQEQADEDGKETTLFKLSAEEVEHRALQSAVLQEWHHLCKDRSTKL; encoded by the exons ATGGACATCCTGTTTTCTCAGATTCAAGCGGACCTCCGCTCCAACGACTCCCTCCGCCAGTCCAGCGCGTTACTCCAAGCGCTGCAGCAATCCGCGGCGGGGCGTGACATCTCCGTCATCGCCAAATCCGCCGTCGAAGAGATCGTCGCCTCCCCTGCCTCCGCCGTCTCCAAAAAGCTCGCATTCGACCTCATCCGCAACACTCGCCTCACCGCCGATCTCTGGGACACCGTCTGCACCGGCATCCGCAACGACATCGACTTCCCCGATCCCGACGTCACCGCCGCCGCGATCTCAATCCTCGCCGCAATCCCCTCCTACCGCCTCAGCAAACTCATCCACGACTGCAACAAGGAGATCTCCGACTGCTTCGACTCCCCCAGCGACAATCTCCGCTTCTCCGTCACTGAAACCCTAGGCTGCATCCTCGCGCGCGACGATCTCGTCACGCTGTGCGAGAACAACATGAAGCTGCTCGATCGCGTCTCCAATTGGTGGAATCGCATCGCCCGGAACACGCTTGACAAGTCCGATAACGTCTCCAGGGTTGCGTTCGAGTCCATCGGAAAACTGTTCCAGGAATTCGAGACGAAGAGGATGAGCCGCCTCGCGGGAGACAAATTAGTCGATACTGAAAACTCGGTCGCGATTAGGTCGAAATGGGTTGCTTCGATGGTCGATTTCTTGTGGAAGATGAGAAGCACGTTGATGTGCCGATCGCTACTTCTACCTATAGAGAGCTTCAGAGCTACGATTTATCCTCTGGTTTATGCAGTTAAGGCCGTCGCATCAGATTCCATTCAGGTGATCAAGAAGCTCTCTAGCAGGAACGTCGTGGCTTCGGATTCAAAAGAAGCAGAGAGGTTTATAGGAGTGTCGGATGTGGTGTCGCATTTGGCTCCTTATTTGGAGTCATCATTTGATCCTGCTTTGATATTTGAGGTGGGGATTAATATGTTGTATTTGGCTGATGTTCCTGGTGGGAGGCCGGAGTTGGCATCTGCCTCCATTACTGCAATCCTCACACTCTGGGACAGACAGGAGTATTCTTCTGGACGCGAGACCATAGTTAGAGCCGTCGTCAATAATTTGCATCTCCTTGACCTTAGCATGCAG GTGTCATTGTTTAAAAAGCTGCTTCACATGGTGAGGAACTTGAGGGCGGAGTCGGATAGAATGCATGCTTTGGCATGCATTTGTCGAACTGCTCTTTGCGTTGATCTTTTTGCAAAAGAGAGCATTCGCCGAGGGCAAAAACCTGTTGCAGGAACAGATATTGTGTCACTGTTTGAAGATGCGGCTGTTAAAGCTGATCTGAATAATGTGACTACAAAGAGCTTGTTTAGAGAAGAATTAGTTGCGATGCTGGTGGAGAGCTGCTTCCAATTGTCGTTGCCTTTGCCTGAGCAAAAGAACTCTGGTATGGAGAGCAGGGTGATTGGAGCGTTAGCCTATGGAACCGGTTATGGTGCGTTGAATTGGACAGAACCAGCTTTGGAAGTGGTGGAAGTCTGCAGGCCATGCGTTAGATGGGATTGTGAGGGTCGTACGTATGCCATTGATTGCTATCTCAAGTTGCTTGTTAGACTCTGTCACATTTATGACACCCGTGGCGGAGTTAAAAGAGTAAAAGATGGGGCTTCTCAGGATCAGATACTCAATGAAACACGGCTGCAAAATTTGCAGCGAGAGCTTGTTAGGGATCTCCCGGAG GTAAACACGCCTAGAATTGGTGCCCGTCTTCTGTGGGCAATTGCAGAGCACGTTAATTTGGACGGATTGGATCCTCTTCTGGCTGATGACCCTAATGACCTGTTAAACGTCATTGTGACAAATATCCATAATATCCTACACAACACAGACTCATCTCCTAGCACATTGAATCGACCTCAAGATGTTCAAGTAGCACTTCTATGTGCACAACGTGTGGGATCACGTCATCCTAGGGCTGGCCAATTGCTGCTCCAGGAACTTGAAGAATTCAAGAGCAGTCCCTCTTCCGATTCAGTCACCAAGCATCAATGCCGTTTATTACTTCCGAGAATTAAATATGCATTAAGCCATTCAAGTGATAG GTGGATTGGGGTTGGTGACACCAGAGGAGACTACCCTTTTAGCCACCACAAGCTAACTGTTCAGTTCTATGAAGCTTCTGCGGCTCAGGACCGGAAACTAGAGGGATTGATTCATAAAGCTATTTTAGAACTTTGGAGACCAGATCCCAACGACTTAACTCGATTGCTGGCAAAAGATATTGACTGGAGTTTGGTCAAGGTTCCCCCACGTGCATTGACTTTGTCTGCTAGCAGTGATCCTTGCTATGTTGAAGGATATCATTTGACAGATCCAAATGATGGAAGGATTACCCTGCATTTAAAG GTTCTTAATCTTACAGAGATTGAAATAAATCGCGTGGACATACGATTTGGTCTATCCGGTGGGTTATACTTCATGGACAAATCTCCTCAAGCAGTGCGGCAGTTGAATTATCTTAATTCACAG GAACCGGTGCATTGCAGTGTGACAGTGGGTGTATCGCACTTTGAGCGATGTGCATTCTGGGTTGAAGTCATGTACTACCCTTTTCAAGGTAGGCATGCTCAAGCAGAGTACGGAGGAGGTTACGCTGAAGAAGATCCAGAAATGGCGAGATACAGGAGAAGTCTAAGGCCGGCAATTGGAGAGCCTGTGATATTAAGATGCCAGCCGTATAAAATTCCTCTGACTGAACTTCTTTTGCCACATAAGATATCACCAGTTGAGTTTTTCAGATTATGGCCTAGTTTGCCTGCTATAGTGGAGTGCACAGGCACGTATACGTACGAAGGAAGTGGTTTCAAGGCGACTGCTGCACAACAGTATGGGGAGTCTCCTTTCCTCAGTGGCTTGAAATCTCTGTTGTCTAAGCCTTTCCATAAAGTTTGCTCGCATATTATCCGGACAGTTGCTGGATTCCAG ATGTGCTATGCTGCTAAAACATGGATAGGAGGGTTCGTGGGGATGATGATATTTGGTTCAAGTGAAGTGAGCAGAAATGTGGACCTTGGTGATGAAACGACAACGATGGTGTGTAAGTTTGTGGTTAGAGCTTCGGATGCAAACATAGCAAAGGAGATGGGGTCGGACGTGCAGGAGTGGATGGACGACTTGACTGATGGTAGCATTGAGTACATGCCTGAGGAAGAAGTGAAGGAGGCTGCTGCGGAGAGGCTGAAAATGTCGATGGAGCATATAGCGCTGTTGAAGGCAGCACGGCCGCGTAAAATGAGTGATCATGAGCAGCAACAACAGGAGCAAGCGGATGAGGATGGAAAGGAGACCACCTTATTTAAGTTGAGTGCAGAAGAGGTCGAACATCGAGCTCTTCAATCCGCCGTCTTGCAAGAGTGGCATCACCTATGTAAAGACAGGAGTACCAAACTTTAG
- the LOC125210378 gene encoding uncharacterized protein LOC125210378, producing the protein MVSSIYTKLCPRLSSISCPTGARREFFAAKQESARKDVERGFSVLQARWGIVKGPARSRYRHHIANVMYVCIILHNMIIHNEGRAASEWSDDEAGPSTGHAASPVVRGLSYGVTERLQAQESMRNQQAHLDLMNDMIEEVWTRNGR; encoded by the exons ATGGTGAGTAGCATTTACACTAAA CTCTGCCCTCGACTTTCATCCATTTCATGCCCAACGGGTGCGAGGAGAGAGTTTTTTGCGGCAAAGCAGGAGTCTGCACGGAAGGACGTGGAGCGAGGATTCAGTGTGCTTCAAGCGCGTTGGGGAATAGTGAAAGGCCCGGCTCGTTCCAGGTACAGGCATCATATCGCCAATGTCATGTACGTGTGCatcattttgcacaacatgattattcaCAATGAAGGTCGTGCAGCTAGCGAGTGGTccgacgatgaagccggtccgaGCACAGGTCATGCAGCCTCGCCGGTCGTTCGAGGTTTATCCTATGGAGTCACCGAGAGATTGCAAGCTCAGGAGAGCATGCGCAACCAACAAGCTCATCTTGATCTCATGaacgacatgattgaagaagtttggacaCGTAATGGTCGTTGA
- the LOC125208896 gene encoding type I inositol polyphosphate 5-phosphatase 2-like gives MKTKRGKRSEPFWPSIMMKKWLNIKPKVYDFSEDEVDTESERSEDDVCSCKDEGIMLDDHVDRTKGFQSACATKTTGGKPSTAFSAKHRRRKSETLRLQYINTKDVRVNIGTWNVAGRFPDDDLDIDEWLGMQDPADMYIFGFQEVVPLSAGNVLVSESRMPISKWEAIIRRTLNKSAEPEPKHKSYSAPPSPVFRTSCASDTLADEAVIPALDLFPDNSGGTTMDSDSKVCGEDIQAKRVSDIIWNSRLDWPEQSLDATSHQALSARSLRRVLSSSARIGWMSNGLTSSPQNFPQLKRMHQSFGNLRTVHMEELDEVVDYLSEELDEIPGEEEDCFMEMSDFRNEDAMFSTPKKSQSTYVRIVSKQMVGIYVSVWVRRRLRRHINHLKVSPVGVGLMGYMGNKGSVSISMSLFHSRLCFVCSHLTSGEKYGAEHRRNSDVLEIIRRTHFSTLFDIDQPQTIPSHDKIFWFGDLNYRINMSDSEVRKLVEKKQWAVLLNHDQLSNELRNGHVFDGWKEGMINFAPTYKYEINSDRYVGQNPKGEKKRSPAWCDRILWFGKGIKQLCYNRSEMRLSDHRAVSSSFVVEVEIFDQRKLKKALNYSSAAVHPVLFLDQPQEYF, from the exons ATGAAGACTAAAAGAGGAAAGCGGTCTGAG CCGTTTTGGCCATCTATTATGATGAAAAAATGGCTGAATATCAAGCCGAAGGTTTATGATTTCAGTGAAGATGAAGTGGACACAGAGAGTGAACGCAGTGAAGATGATG TTTGCTCTTGTAAAGATGAAGGTATTATGCTCGATGATCATGTCGATAGGACGAAGGGATTTCAATCTGCTTGCGCAACCAAAACTACAGGAG GTAAACCTTCAACAGCATTTTCAGCGAAACACAGGAGAAGAAAATCAGAAACTCTGCGACTTCAGTACATAAACACAAAAGATGTGAG AGTAAATATAGGTACTTGGAATGTTGCTGGAAGGTTTCCAGATGATGACCTTGATATAGACGAATGGCTCGGTATGCAAGACCCAGCTGATATGTACATTTTCGG CTTCCAGGAAGTGGTTCCCTTGAGTGCAGGCAATGTGCTTGTTTCGGAAAGTAGAATGCCGATCTCAAAATGGGAGGCTATCATCCGCAGAACATTGAATAAGTCAGCAGAACCGGAACCCAAACATAAAAGCTACAGTGCACCGCCCTCTCCTGTTTTCAGGACTTCCTGTGCTTCGGATACATTGGCTGATGAGGCAGTTATTCCTGCACTTGACTTATTCCCCGATAATTCTGGAGGCACCACTATGGACAGTGACTCAAAGGTCTGCGGAGAGGACATCCAGGCAAAGAGAGTCTCTGATATTATCTGGAACAGCAGATTGGACTGGCCAGAGCAATCACTTGATGCTACATCTCATCAAGCTTTATCGGCAAGGTCGTTACGAAGAGTGCTGAGCAGTTCAGCAAGAATAGGATGGATGAGTAATGGTCTCACCTCCAGCCCTCAAAATTTCCCACAGTTGAAGAGAATGCACCAAAGCTTCGGAAATCTACGGACAGTTCACATGGAGGAGCTCGATGAAGTTGTGGATTATCTCTCAGAAGAGTTGGATGAAATTcctggagaagaagaagattgtTTTATGGAAATGTCAGATTTCAGAAATGAAGATGCAATGTTTAGCACTCCAAAAAAATCGCAGTCAACGTACGTTAGGATTGTGAGTAAACAGATGGTCGGAATATACGTGTCAGTGTGGGTGAGGAGAAGGCTAAGGCGACACATAAACCACTTGAAGGTCTCCCCAGTCGGAGTTGGGCTTATGGGCTATATGGGAAACAAG GGTTCTGTGTCCATAAGCATGTCACTCTTCCATAGTCGTCTATGCTTTGTCTGCTCTCATCTAACCTCTGGTGAGAAGTATGGAGCCGAACATAGGCGTAACtctgatgttcttgaaatcatAAGGCGGACTCATTTCTCAACGCTCTTCGACATTGATCAGCCACAGACAATCCCATCTCACGA CAAGATATTCTGGTTTGGAGATTTGAATTATCGGATCAATATGTCGGATTCAGAAGTGAGAAAGTTGGTCGAAAAGAAGCAGTGGGCTGTGCTTCTCAACCACGATCAG TTGAGCAATGAACTCAGAAATGGACATGTGTTTGATGGATGGAAAGAGGGGATGATCAACTTTGCCCCAACTTACAAGTATGAGATCAACTCTGACAGATATGTTGGTCAAAACCCTAaaggagagaaaaagagaTCCCCGGCATG GTGTGACCGTATACTTTGGTTTGGTAAAGGCATTAAGCAGCTATGTTACAATCGATCGGAGATGAGGCTCTCGGATCATCGAGCTGTGAGCTCTTCGTTTGTGGTTGAAGTTGAGATATTTGATCAACGAAAGCTTAAAAAGGCACTCAACTATTCAAGTGCCGCAGTACATCCTGTTTTGTTCCTCGACCAACCTCAAGAATATTTTTAG